The following are encoded together in the Mastacembelus armatus chromosome 6, fMasArm1.2, whole genome shotgun sequence genome:
- the LOC113133237 gene encoding protein tyrosine phosphatase domain-containing protein 1 yields the protein MMHIPVPQPSYSQPRENLVKAIPPKLLCLLACGGVDCRYEGPECWKLNQQVIRGFFSSWVTEDIIAMTRPSKHLIEKYNIIEQFRRLNIRSIINMQLPGEHAHCGPPLDPESGFTYSPQIFMDNDIYFYNFGMPDFGVASLVGIIDAVKVLAFSVREGRVAVHCHAGLGRTGVLIACYLIYTLRISPSEAIHYVRIKRPRSIQTRAQITQVFDFARLLSTQLGQYPDISLRHGAPFTLQHYLNRQVVLLHGQEARNLKQTPKVVYLLCMRLTCLAMGLPAPPEVHAELEKRSALKILGRTVRKTLVAKQYLPLVRENHKGSWVGSGSVSSWDEPQGFLERKREVLLDKRSYSDSDLSKITGLEQSPYYTSTLRNERQDPIRPGLRPDRPVLSTLSPGHQTTKKEPYTLNIPVSSTRTNNCAKKKYTAKKALGKYSSNIELSRNLHNPGPTSVARAVAKAMADNGLPGETTLQRSALLQEKLNSSECGWALLVTESDPHVLSCLLWTWLEKLREPVLGTEDVDRLSCGANTRKPLHVLKKPQRHTIYCLLSCVSTVTSFCPHREDTVLQRAIQALTRCPQEEMGSFTVLMKVLKTSLREIRTSDS from the exons ATGATGCACATACCAGTACCACAGCCCTCTTACTCCCAGCCCAGGGAGAACCTGGTGAAGGCCATCCCACCCAAGCTCCTCTGTCTACTGGCCTGTGGAGGAGTAGACTGTCGCTATGAAGGACCAGAGTGCTGGAAATTAAATCAACAAGTCATTCGAggctttttctcctcctg GGTGACAGAGGACATTATTGCCATGACACGACCATCCAAACATCTAATTGAGAAGTACAACATTATAGAACAATTTAGAAG GTTGAACATCAGATCAATCATCAACATGCAGCTCCCAGGGGAGCATGCTCACTGTGGACCCCCACTAGACCCTGAAAGTGGTTTCACATACTCTCCCCAGATCTTCATGGACAATGACA TTTACTTCTATAACTTTGGGATGCCAGATTTTGGTGTGGCCTCTCTCGTTGGTATAATTGATGCGGTGAAGGTTTTGGCTTTTTCAGTGAGGGAAGGCAGAGTGGCTGTGCACTGTCATGCAGGCCTGGGCAGGACAG GTGTCCTGATAGCCTGTTATTTGATCTACACCCTGCGCATTAGCCCAAGTGAAGCCATCCACTACGTGCGGATTAAACGGCCTCGCTCCATCCAGACGCGGGCACAGATCACTCAGGTGTTTGACTTTGCTCGCCTTCTTAGTACACAGCTGGGCCAATATCCAGACATCAGCCTGCGGCATGGAGCCCCTTTCACCCTGCAGCACTACCTAAACCGACAGGTGGTGCTGCTGCATGGCCAAGAGGCACGCAACCTCAAACAAACACCAAAG GTGGTGTACCTCCTGTGTATGCGTCTCACCTGCTTAGCCATGGGTCTCCCTGCTCCTCCAGAGGTCCACGCTGAGCTGGAGAAGAGGTCAGCACTGAAGATTTTGGGCAGGACCGTGAGAAAGACCCTGGTGGCCAAACAGTACTTGCCGCTGGTGAGGGAGAATCATAAGGGATCGTGGGTGGGCTCAGGGTCTGTGTCCTCCTGGGATGAGCCACAGGGATTCTtggaaaggaagagagaggtgTTGCTGGACAAACGCAGCTATAGCGACTCTGACCTCAGCAAGATCACA GGTCTGGAACAGAGCCCATACTACACCTCAACTCTTCGAAATGAAAGACAGGATCCGATACGACCTGGCCTAAGACCAGATAGACCAGTCCTTTCCACACTGTCACCAGGCCACCAGACCACCAAAAAGGAACCTTATACACTCAATATCCCAGTATCTAGCACAAGAACAAACAACTGTGCAAAAAAGAAGTACACAGCTAAAAAGGCACTTGGCAAATACAGCTCCAACATTGAG TTGAGCAGAAACCTTCATAACCCAGGCCCAACATCAGTGGCCCGTGCTGTTGCTAAAGCTATGGCAGACAACGGTCTTCCTGGAGAAACAACACTGCAAAGGTCGGCTCTGCTGCAG GAGAAGCTGAACAGTAGTGAATGTGGTTGGGCTCTGCTGGTCACTGAGTCAGACCCTCATGTTCTCAGTTGTCTGTTGTGGACCTGGCTGGAGAAGCTAAGG GAGCCTGTTCTGGGTACAGAAGATGTAGATAGACTGAGTTGTGGAGCGAACACCAGGAAACCTCTTCATGTGCTCAAGAAA CCACAGAGACACACCATCTATTGTCTACTTAGCTGTGTGAGTACAGTGACCAGCTTCTGTCCACACAGAGAGGACACAGTGCTACAACGGGCGATTCAGGCACTTACAAGG TGCCCACAAGAGGAAATGGGAAGCTTTACAGTTTTGATGAAGGTCCTGAAGACCAGTTTGAGAGAAATCAGAACTTCTGATAGTTAG